A stretch of DNA from Camelina sativa cultivar DH55 unplaced genomic scaffold, Cs unpScaffold02175, whole genome shotgun sequence:
taattaaaacaaaattatatgttggtttgggtttacaaatgaagtggttaagATTCATATTTATATTGGTTAAAATAAGGAGAAGTGAATAAAGGAGTTCAccttaggagtgaacccaagaattgttcatTTTTAGAAGTCTATTGATTCACTTGTAATGAAGAGGAAGGTTACTGAGAAATGTGTGGGGTTGAATTTAGATGGGAGAAACAAAGCATCAATgatagttttttatattttcaactttttgtaTATGATGGTAATTAATTATCATACTTCTGTGAAAAAATTTGCAATTGATAACTATTatcttattagttttaaatattatgataggtgttgatatacaaaatatatgaatatatcaTTCTATTACAAAACCATCTTTCTTCAAACAACAACATTTGCCTCTATTTGGGCCTGAACGCATGCACAAGAATGGATCTTCCCCGCTTTTGCATATGTTGTTGCAGTCTTCAACAGTTACACATTGGCCTTCGAAGATGCATTGTTttgctggaaaaaaaatatgaattaactcagttttctaaatatattttttatatgaagaaacagagatcgAAAATATAACCATTTGATTGAGGAAAAATGAGACAAATAAGTAACAGAAGAGAAGCAAGTTGAATTTTTTGTTCCGACattattattgtatttgtaGCTGTT
This window harbors:
- the LOC104774254 gene encoding putative defensin-like protein 277; protein product: MSEQKIQLASLLLLICLIFPQSNAKQCIFEGQCVTVEDCNNICKSGEDPFLCMRSGPNRGKCCCLKKDGFVIE